The following proteins are co-located in the Herpetosiphon gulosus genome:
- a CDS encoding HEAT repeat domain-containing protein → MTEEQNERDIEEALAEIGDHNRPIVLSELKVFNDLDQDETEIFEIEWPRIEPSHRRNLAQAMQEVGEASLELDFRAVFSILLTDQDPTIRIAAVKGMAEDTRRSSLRRLSELLTTDSDDGVRANAAITLGAWALRAGEGNLDQRTNTELLQTLWAAFDDRQTSTLVRQRLLETLGYLADSDPRVNQEVGAAHQRLDDGWQAAALCAMGRTGLDQWLPTITTSLRSNEPLLRFEAVRAAGELGDLAESIVNHVARATADGDVEVATTAIWALGQIGGTAARRFLEQLVNDSEGVRREAAAEALKELQFFDDPIQSLPLDDDEDEDEYWYGDDEDE, encoded by the coding sequence ATGACTGAAGAACAAAATGAACGCGATATTGAGGAAGCCTTGGCCGAAATTGGCGACCATAATCGCCCAATTGTGTTGAGTGAACTCAAAGTTTTTAACGACCTCGACCAAGATGAAACTGAGATTTTTGAAATTGAATGGCCACGGATCGAGCCAAGCCATCGGCGTAATTTAGCTCAAGCTATGCAGGAGGTTGGCGAAGCCAGCCTTGAGCTTGATTTTCGCGCCGTATTTAGCATTTTGTTGACTGACCAAGATCCCACAATTCGCATTGCAGCGGTCAAGGGCATGGCCGAAGATACGCGCCGCTCAAGTTTGCGCCGTTTAAGCGAATTGCTCACAACTGATTCCGATGATGGGGTGCGAGCTAATGCGGCGATCACGCTTGGCGCATGGGCCTTACGCGCAGGCGAAGGCAACCTTGATCAGCGTACCAACACCGAATTATTGCAAACGCTCTGGGCCGCTTTTGATGATCGCCAAACCTCGACCTTGGTGCGTCAACGCTTGCTAGAAACCTTGGGCTATTTGGCCGATAGCGATCCACGGGTCAATCAGGAAGTTGGGGCAGCCCATCAACGGCTTGATGATGGTTGGCAGGCCGCCGCCCTGTGTGCCATGGGTCGCACTGGCTTAGATCAATGGTTGCCAACAATTACGACTAGTTTACGTTCCAACGAGCCTTTGTTGCGCTTCGAGGCGGTGCGGGCTGCTGGTGAACTTGGCGATTTAGCCGAATCGATTGTTAACCACGTGGCGCGAGCTACCGCTGATGGCGATGTTGAAGTTGCTACAACCGCAATTTGGGCATTGGGCCAAATTGGTGGCACTGCTGCGCGACGCTTTCTCGAACAATTAGTCAACGATTCAGAAGGCGTTCGGCGTGAAGCCGCTGCCGAAGCCCTCAAAGAATTGCAATTCTTCGACGATCCCATCCAATCGTTGCCCCTCGACGACGATGAGGACGAGGATGAATATTGGTATGGCGACGACGAGGACGAGTAA
- a CDS encoding polysaccharide deacetylase family protein, with translation MIRRWIRGLWGLTLGGVLLSCGQGTATQAPQTQAPTATTTVAASPTTAASPTTAASPTLAATATSEASPTPAGLSDADLAKYAPNEIGWVLVLEYHLIESPDADYSRSPENLRKDLEWLYANNFYPITLRDLVDNNISVPLGKSPVVLTFDDSSDGQFRYLDDGTLDPTSAMGILQAFAAEHPDFPAIAVFFPLIDVDVKERVLFGQPELATQKLQEIVALGGEVGTHTYTHQRLDEADAEQIQWQLAFSIKELEERIGDGYKVTSLSYPLGMFPEDESLVREGESEGESYTLSAAVDVTGGASPSPYSQNFDPYHIRRTQAVDSQLEYWYQLFEERPDLKFISDGDPDTITVPSEETLGEEQQGRLRPDLEVRRYERK, from the coding sequence ATGATTCGACGTTGGATTCGTGGACTGTGGGGTTTGACGCTGGGTGGGGTGTTGTTGAGTTGTGGTCAGGGTACTGCCACGCAAGCACCGCAAACCCAAGCTCCAACTGCAACCACAACTGTTGCTGCTAGCCCAACCACTGCCGCCTCGCCAACGACGGCTGCTTCGCCCACCTTGGCTGCAACAGCAACCTCTGAAGCTTCACCAACCCCTGCTGGCCTCAGCGATGCAGATCTCGCGAAGTATGCACCGAATGAGATTGGCTGGGTTTTGGTCTTAGAATATCACTTAATTGAATCTCCTGATGCAGACTATAGCCGCTCGCCCGAAAATTTGCGCAAGGATTTAGAGTGGTTGTATGCTAATAATTTTTACCCAATAACTTTACGTGATTTGGTTGATAACAACATTAGCGTGCCGCTGGGCAAATCGCCAGTTGTTTTGACCTTTGATGATTCATCGGATGGTCAGTTCCGTTACCTTGACGATGGGACGCTCGACCCAACCTCAGCCATGGGCATTTTGCAAGCGTTTGCCGCCGAACACCCCGACTTTCCAGCGATTGCCGTTTTCTTCCCGTTGATCGATGTTGATGTGAAAGAGCGGGTTTTGTTTGGTCAGCCCGAGCTTGCCACCCAAAAACTGCAAGAAATTGTGGCCTTGGGAGGCGAAGTTGGTACGCATACCTACACCCATCAACGCCTCGACGAAGCTGATGCTGAACAAATTCAATGGCAATTGGCCTTCTCGATCAAAGAACTTGAGGAACGTATTGGCGATGGCTATAAGGTTACAAGTCTGAGCTATCCCTTGGGTATGTTTCCCGAGGATGAAAGCTTGGTACGCGAAGGCGAATCCGAAGGCGAGAGCTACACATTAAGCGCTGCCGTCGATGTCACTGGTGGTGCTAGCCCTTCGCCCTATTCGCAAAATTTCGATCCTTACCATATTCGCCGCACTCAAGCGGTTGATTCACAATTAGAATATTGGTATCAATTGTTTGAAGAACGGCCTGATCTCAAATTTATCTCCGATGGCGACCCCGACACCATTACCGTGCCCAGCGAGGAAACGCTTGGCGAGGAGCAACAAGGCCGCTTGCGACCTGATCTCGAAGTGCGCCGCTACGAACGGAAGTAG
- a CDS encoding YpdA family putative bacillithiol disulfide reductase: MQSYDLIIIGAGPSGLSAAIAAQQAGLSYLVLERGAITNTIIDYPLQTVFFSTAPNLTIGNVPWSSIHPHPTRTEALAYYRGVVEHFQLNVQMYEPVQALERLADGSFQIHTTRRDQTSISYSSQAVIVASGSYDTPNQLGIVGAELAKVKHYYREGHPFYRQNVAVIGGGNSAAEAALDLYYHGANVTIIHQFAGLDQRIKPWIAADLKAWIEAGKIQTFWQAKLRAITPTSIQITAADGSQHEQANDWVFALIGYRPNTSMLEAVGVTVDQDAVPSHNPTTFETNVPNLFIAGVLAAGAHPSKIFIENGREHGPAIIAELRQRWAGPR, translated from the coding sequence ATGCAATCCTATGATTTGATTATTATCGGGGCTGGTCCAAGTGGCCTCAGCGCGGCGATTGCAGCGCAGCAAGCGGGCTTGAGCTATCTGGTGCTTGAGCGCGGCGCAATCACCAACACGATTATTGATTATCCGCTGCAAACGGTGTTTTTTAGCACAGCCCCCAATTTAACGATTGGCAATGTGCCGTGGAGCAGCATTCATCCGCATCCAACTCGTACCGAAGCGTTGGCCTATTATCGCGGCGTGGTCGAGCATTTTCAATTAAATGTTCAGATGTATGAGCCTGTGCAAGCCTTGGAACGCTTGGCCGATGGCTCGTTTCAAATCCACACGACCCGTCGCGACCAAACCAGCATCAGTTATAGTTCGCAGGCTGTGATTGTTGCCAGCGGCTCGTATGATACGCCCAATCAGTTGGGAATTGTCGGCGCTGAACTAGCCAAAGTTAAGCATTATTATCGTGAGGGCCACCCCTTCTATCGCCAAAACGTTGCGGTGATTGGCGGAGGCAATTCAGCTGCCGAAGCTGCGCTCGATTTATATTATCACGGCGCAAATGTCACGATCATTCATCAATTTGCTGGTTTAGATCAACGGATCAAGCCATGGATTGCCGCCGATTTGAAGGCTTGGATCGAAGCTGGCAAGATTCAGACTTTTTGGCAAGCCAAGCTCAGGGCAATCACCCCAACCAGCATCCAAATTACTGCTGCTGATGGCTCGCAACACGAACAAGCCAACGATTGGGTTTTTGCCTTGATTGGCTATCGACCGAACACCAGCATGCTCGAAGCAGTTGGCGTTACGGTTGATCAGGATGCTGTGCCAAGCCATAACCCAACCACCTTTGAAACCAATGTGCCCAATCTATTTATCGCTGGTGTGTTGGCGGCGGGAGCACACCCCAGCAAAATCTTTATTGAAAATGGCCGTGAGCATGGCCCAGCGATTATCGCCGAGTTGCGCCAACGTTGGGCAGGGCCGCGCTAA
- a CDS encoding SAM-dependent methyltransferase has translation MEIEGFRWLLSDAGQQLLAELSNDRDLNEANFLRYTTKLRKHYPAEAVTAALETSLLRRAAQAKFPQASQLYFTREALEQATPWLVANYRQRHFAAGSRLVDLGCSIGGDALALAQSCSVLAIDRDPLRLALLEANAQALGLSHQIIIQAADFTTLEFAGYAGLFIDPARRSNGKRIWDVEHYQPPLSTLERWRGQVPIHGAKVAPGIPDEAVPAGYDLEFISLDGDLREASLWWQAGQVGGQRKAVVLSSAGAEHSLIADPSQAAAALSEPLAYLYEPDPAVIRAHAVADIANQLNLTQFDPSIAYLTSDCLVQSPFLRVWQIEQWLPFNLKALRQILQEREIGRVTVKKRGSPITPEELSKQLRLKGRYEQTLVLTKLQGQPIVLLVKLL, from the coding sequence ATGGAAATTGAAGGGTTTCGTTGGTTGTTGAGCGACGCTGGTCAACAACTTTTGGCTGAACTTAGCAATGATCGTGATTTGAATGAAGCTAACTTTTTGCGCTACACCACCAAATTGCGCAAGCACTACCCAGCCGAGGCGGTGACGGCGGCTTTGGAAACCAGCTTATTGCGTCGCGCCGCCCAAGCTAAATTTCCCCAAGCCAGCCAACTATATTTTACCCGCGAGGCCTTGGAGCAAGCTACACCATGGCTGGTCGCTAACTATCGCCAACGTCATTTTGCGGCTGGTTCACGCTTGGTCGATTTGGGTTGCTCGATTGGCGGCGATGCCTTGGCCTTAGCGCAAAGTTGCTCAGTTTTAGCGATTGATCGTGATCCATTGCGTTTGGCGCTACTCGAAGCCAATGCTCAGGCGCTTGGGCTAAGCCACCAAATCATCATCCAAGCAGCAGATTTTACCACGCTAGAATTTGCGGGTTACGCTGGTTTGTTTATCGATCCGGCGCGGCGCAGCAATGGCAAGCGTATTTGGGATGTTGAGCACTATCAGCCGCCGCTTTCAACCTTAGAGCGTTGGCGTGGGCAAGTGCCAATTCATGGGGCTAAAGTTGCCCCTGGTATTCCCGATGAAGCCGTGCCTGCTGGCTACGATCTTGAGTTTATTTCGCTTGATGGCGATTTACGCGAGGCTAGTTTGTGGTGGCAAGCAGGCCAAGTTGGCGGGCAACGCAAGGCAGTTGTGCTCAGCAGCGCTGGCGCTGAACATAGCTTAATTGCCGATCCCTCCCAAGCCGCCGCTGCACTCAGCGAGCCACTGGCCTATTTGTACGAGCCTGATCCAGCGGTGATTCGGGCGCACGCCGTAGCTGATATTGCCAATCAGTTAAATTTAACCCAATTTGATCCCAGCATTGCTTACCTTACCAGCGATTGCTTGGTGCAATCGCCATTTCTGCGAGTGTGGCAAATTGAGCAATGGCTACCGTTTAATTTGAAAGCTCTGCGCCAAATCTTACAAGAGCGCGAGATTGGCCGGGTGACCGTCAAAAAGCGTGGTTCGCCGATTACGCCCGAAGAATTAAGCAAACAACTACGCTTGAAGGGCCGCTATGAACAAACCTTGGTGCTGACCAAACTGCAAGGCCAGCCAATTGTGCTGTTGGTAAAATTGCTTTAA
- a CDS encoding metallophosphoesterase — translation MAAALSRRSFLKIMGYSTLATTATTLGAAAYGFQVEAEWLGIHEETIVLPRLASAYDGYRIAHLSDIHIDDVLMTREHWLTTVRMVNAQKPDLVAISGDFITHDPSRFTEDLAAGLAMLEAPDGVVGVLGNHDYWGDGNGETVRQVLRATGIHDLTNRAISLNRGSSKLHLAGHDDLWPNPIGPNDLSTMKPVLDRLVAELPKTDAAIILVHEPDTADFTASYNRFDLQLSGHAHGGQVRVPVKGALLLPYLGMRYPDHRYDVGSMVQFTSWGLGCSWPQVRFGCRPEIVMLSLACA, via the coding sequence ATGGCAGCAGCACTTTCGCGCCGTAGTTTTCTGAAAATAATGGGCTATTCGACCTTGGCAACGACCGCCACGACGCTGGGAGCCGCCGCATATGGCTTTCAAGTTGAGGCCGAATGGCTGGGCATCCACGAAGAAACGATTGTTTTGCCGCGTTTGGCCAGTGCTTACGATGGCTATCGCATCGCCCATTTGAGCGATATTCATATTGATGATGTCTTGATGACCCGTGAGCATTGGTTGACCACCGTGCGCATGGTCAACGCCCAAAAACCAGATTTGGTCGCGATCTCAGGCGATTTCATCACCCATGATCCCAGCCGTTTCACCGAAGATTTAGCAGCTGGCTTGGCCATGCTCGAAGCGCCTGATGGGGTGGTGGGCGTTTTGGGTAACCACGATTATTGGGGCGATGGCAATGGCGAGACCGTGCGTCAAGTGTTGCGGGCAACCGGCATTCACGATCTAACCAATCGTGCGATCAGCCTGAATCGTGGTTCGAGCAAGTTGCACTTGGCTGGCCACGACGATCTTTGGCCCAACCCGATTGGCCCCAACGACCTGAGCACCATGAAACCAGTGCTTGATCGTTTGGTCGCTGAATTGCCCAAGACTGATGCAGCGATTATCTTGGTGCACGAGCCTGATACCGCCGATTTCACCGCCAGCTACAATCGTTTTGATTTGCAGCTTTCCGGCCATGCCCACGGCGGCCAAGTGCGCGTGCCTGTCAAAGGCGCATTGCTACTACCCTACTTGGGTATGCGCTACCCCGACCATCGCTATGATGTGGGATCAATGGTGCAATTTACTTCGTGGGGTTTGGGCTGTAGCTGGCCACAAGTGCGCTTTGGTTGTCGGCCCGAGATTGTCATGCTCAGCTTAGCGTGTGCTTAA
- a CDS encoding DUF58 domain-containing protein — MIPSRRLLALLLAGLVPVIIGAATPSLRWTIWVYVLLLIGFVALDWFMTPKPKLLEVARINEPKLSIGEQNLITLAVHNQSPRTLDIQIRDEFPVEFPSDTLILKTKVEPESVQEISYHVRPLRRGDYRFGNINLRYTSTFGTFLRQTKIAFDELVKVYPNVLDVRKYDMLARKGMLFELGLRTARVFGSGTEFERLREYTPDDEFRSINWKASARRNKLIAAEYETERSQYVVAVIDTGRLMRPTINDIAKLDYAINASLMLGYVAMLKGDHIGMLSFADHVGRFLQPRRGKAQFYQMLEMLYNLPSQPVEADYGRAISYLGLKNKRRSLIVIFTDLSTMDTAKPLIQHMARLAKTHLALCVVMSDPNLVGYAGKAAYSSTDVYERAVAEMVLDERRVVLDTLNQAGVHTIDVPANKLTVSVINKYLEFKGRGLI; from the coding sequence ATGATTCCATCGCGCCGTTTATTAGCACTTTTGCTAGCAGGCTTGGTTCCGGTGATTATCGGAGCAGCAACCCCCAGTTTGCGTTGGACAATCTGGGTCTATGTATTGTTGCTGATTGGCTTTGTGGCGCTTGATTGGTTTATGACTCCCAAGCCTAAATTGTTGGAAGTAGCGCGGATCAATGAACCAAAGCTTTCAATTGGCGAACAAAACCTGATCACGCTAGCGGTGCATAATCAAAGCCCGCGCACCCTCGACATTCAAATTCGCGATGAGTTTCCGGTGGAGTTTCCCAGCGATACGCTGATTCTCAAAACCAAGGTCGAGCCAGAGAGTGTGCAAGAGATCAGCTATCATGTGCGGCCATTGCGGCGCGGTGATTATCGCTTTGGCAATATTAATTTGCGCTATACCAGCACTTTTGGCACGTTCTTGCGCCAAACCAAAATCGCCTTCGACGAGTTGGTCAAGGTCTATCCCAATGTGCTTGATGTGCGCAAATACGATATGTTGGCACGCAAGGGCATGTTGTTTGAGTTGGGGTTACGCACCGCCCGTGTGTTTGGCTCGGGAACAGAGTTTGAACGCTTGCGTGAATATACACCCGATGATGAGTTTCGCTCGATTAACTGGAAGGCCAGCGCTCGCCGTAACAAGCTGATTGCCGCCGAATATGAGACCGAGCGCTCGCAATATGTGGTAGCAGTAATTGATACTGGGCGCTTGATGCGTCCGACAATCAATGATATTGCCAAGCTGGATTATGCGATTAATGCCTCGTTGATGCTGGGGTATGTGGCGATGCTCAAAGGCGACCACATCGGCATGCTTTCGTTTGCCGACCATGTTGGGCGTTTTTTGCAGCCGCGCCGTGGTAAAGCTCAGTTTTATCAAATGTTGGAGATGTTGTATAACTTGCCATCGCAGCCGGTCGAGGCCGACTATGGCCGTGCGATCTCCTACTTGGGCTTGAAGAACAAGCGCCGTTCATTAATCGTGATTTTTACTGACCTCAGCACCATGGATACCGCCAAGCCGTTGATTCAACATATGGCACGCTTGGCCAAAACCCATCTCGCCTTGTGTGTGGTGATGAGCGACCCCAACTTAGTCGGCTATGCTGGCAAGGCGGCCTATAGTTCAACCGATGTGTATGAACGCGCCGTGGCCGAGATGGTGCTCGATGAACGGCGAGTGGTGCTCGACACACTGAATCAAGCTGGCGTACATACAATCGATGTACCAGCCAACAAACTAACGGTTTCGGTGATTAATAAATATCTGGAGTTCAAAGGGCGAGGGCTTATTTAA
- a CDS encoding MoxR family ATPase translates to MLVKQLADYMRQEAAKVIVGQEDTWTQLVVALLSGGHVLLEGVPGTAKTLMAKTLAHLVQAEFKRVQFTPDLMPSDVMGTSVYEMQTSQFRLRKGPIFTQILLGDEINRAPAKTQAALLEAMEEQQVTIDGDTMPLPQPFFVIATQNPMEYEGTYPLPEAQLDRFLFKVLVGYSPPEIEFEVLRRYNQGFNARNLSTANLQPTVTPETIMRCREEIGRLRVEDGVINYINAIAQESRRSPDLVLGGSPRASIALLLTAKTFAAMQGREYVVPDDVKFLARPVYRHRIILKPEAEIEGLTPDTAMTRILGRIEVPR, encoded by the coding sequence ATGCTCGTCAAACAACTTGCCGATTATATGCGCCAAGAGGCTGCCAAAGTTATTGTTGGTCAAGAAGATACCTGGACGCAATTGGTGGTTGCGCTGCTGAGTGGCGGCCACGTGTTGCTCGAAGGTGTGCCTGGTACGGCAAAAACCCTCATGGCCAAAACCTTGGCCCATTTGGTGCAGGCTGAGTTCAAACGGGTGCAATTTACCCCCGACTTAATGCCCTCGGATGTGATGGGCACTAGCGTCTATGAGATGCAAACCAGCCAATTTCGGCTGCGCAAAGGCCCGATTTTTACCCAAATTTTGCTGGGCGATGAAATTAACCGTGCGCCAGCCAAAACCCAAGCAGCCTTGCTCGAAGCTATGGAAGAGCAACAGGTGACGATCGATGGCGATACGATGCCCTTGCCACAGCCATTTTTCGTGATTGCCACCCAAAACCCGATGGAATATGAAGGCACCTATCCGCTGCCCGAAGCCCAACTCGACCGCTTTTTGTTCAAAGTGCTGGTTGGCTATAGCCCACCTGAAATCGAATTTGAAGTGCTGCGGCGCTATAACCAAGGCTTCAATGCTCGTAACTTGAGCACAGCTAATTTGCAGCCAACCGTCACGCCTGAAACGATTATGCGTTGCCGCGAGGAAATTGGCCGCCTGCGAGTCGAAGATGGCGTAATCAACTATATTAATGCGATTGCCCAAGAATCACGCCGCTCACCGGATTTGGTATTGGGCGGCTCACCACGGGCCTCGATCGCCTTGCTGCTGACCGCCAAAACCTTTGCGGCGATGCAAGGCCGCGAGTATGTCGTGCCCGATGATGTTAAATTCTTGGCTCGCCCAGTCTATCGCCATCGGATTATTCTGAAACCAGAGGCTGAGATTGAAGGTTTGACCCCAGATACCGCGATGACCCGGATTTTGGGGCGTATTGAGGTTCCTCGCTGA
- a CDS encoding DUF4350 domain-containing protein produces the protein MNSKVKFFAILAGIIILSFFLLRSCDFQASNARAGSMYNQSIDGAAALQLWLSKIGYQTESFEYRHFDELDQATNSLISIKPADPTNWRIEEINAVLAWVEDTGGTLIVADDQQNGIFTRLDLTVMSRDELNPTTTNETSHAFVNPAVSGLQNYQTISYFERDRPNSQVLVGTEQQPTMLGISRGRGMIYVSTNVGLFTNTGLFHESNARILLNMVNRVPAGGVIAFDEVHHGRALIPRAAPVPAQPYSPLVAAMVYSAIVVGLWALLSGRRFGQIVPSRIDLMRRNSSEYVQSMANLFQRGRQAEHMQAHYKTYLKRRVAKPYGINPKLDDQSFLSEVQRYSDTIDRNHLAHLLNHLSQPNPSEATILALVNDIDRFINIWEQRGRA, from the coding sequence ATGAATAGTAAAGTAAAATTTTTCGCCATCCTCGCTGGTATCATAATCTTGTCATTCTTTTTATTGCGCTCCTGCGATTTCCAAGCCAGCAATGCTCGCGCTGGCTCAATGTATAACCAAAGCATTGATGGAGCCGCCGCCTTGCAACTTTGGCTCAGCAAAATTGGCTATCAAACTGAGTCATTTGAATATCGGCATTTTGATGAACTCGATCAAGCAACTAATAGCCTGATCTCAATCAAGCCTGCCGATCCTACAAATTGGCGCATAGAAGAAATTAATGCTGTTTTGGCGTGGGTTGAAGATACTGGTGGCACGCTGATTGTGGCTGATGACCAACAAAATGGGATCTTCACTCGTTTAGATCTGACGGTAATGTCACGCGACGAATTGAATCCGACGACTACAAATGAAACCAGCCATGCCTTTGTAAACCCCGCAGTGAGTGGCTTACAAAACTACCAAACCATCAGTTATTTTGAACGGGATCGCCCAAATAGCCAAGTGTTGGTTGGGACAGAGCAACAACCAACCATGCTAGGAATTAGCCGTGGCCGTGGGATGATCTATGTTTCAACCAATGTTGGGCTATTTACCAATACGGGCTTGTTTCACGAAAGTAACGCGCGAATTCTTTTAAATATGGTTAACCGTGTGCCTGCTGGCGGGGTGATTGCCTTCGATGAGGTGCATCATGGGCGGGCCTTAATACCTAGGGCCGCTCCAGTGCCAGCCCAACCCTATTCGCCATTAGTTGCGGCAATGGTGTATAGTGCGATTGTTGTCGGTTTATGGGCTTTATTATCAGGCCGTCGGTTTGGTCAGATTGTGCCCAGCAGAATCGATTTGATGCGGCGAAATAGCAGCGAATATGTCCAATCAATGGCTAATTTGTTTCAGCGCGGTCGTCAAGCTGAACATATGCAAGCCCACTATAAAACCTATCTTAAACGACGGGTTGCCAAGCCCTATGGAATTAACCCCAAGCTTGATGACCAAAGCTTTTTAAGCGAAGTTCAGCGTTATTCCGATACAATCGATCGCAATCACTTGGCTCATTTGCTCAACCATTTAAGCCAACCCAACCCCAGCGAGGCGACGATCTTGGCCTTGGTCAACGATATCGATCGTTTTATCAACATCTGGGAACAACGGGGTCGGGCCTAA
- a CDS encoding DUF4129 domain-containing protein: protein MDRIWRITACLLLFGWLLAQPSMAMAQANEVSVSEYTQLLREAFTAAQRSDEIGLREVSDKIVALKQLRTDDNQAIVVNHQWLKDSLASNSPNVAIIRDRLAAMLEALTAGRETGPQDLETLKVILNNPPFDTLNPERNRSSPDFDFGFLSWLFSDGLTGCFTIIAIVFVVGLIGYIASTVRRNSVSVARRKTPAEEQKLTSVQAIERADKVAAEEGDFRDAVRYLYLSTLLWLEERGLLRYDRTLTNREVLAAVPTNSPLHQRLAPVVQTFDRVWYGIADVDQGTFDQYRQQVTTLREVR from the coding sequence ATGGATCGAATTTGGCGAATTACTGCTTGTTTGCTGCTCTTTGGTTGGTTGCTAGCCCAGCCATCTATGGCGATGGCGCAAGCCAATGAGGTCAGCGTCAGCGAATATACCCAGCTGCTGCGCGAGGCTTTTACCGCAGCGCAGCGCAGCGATGAAATTGGCTTGCGCGAGGTCAGCGATAAAATCGTTGCGCTCAAACAGCTACGAACTGACGATAATCAAGCGATTGTAGTTAATCATCAATGGCTCAAGGATAGCCTTGCGAGCAATAGCCCCAATGTAGCAATTATTCGCGATCGCTTGGCAGCAATGCTTGAAGCCCTGACTGCTGGCCGCGAAACTGGCCCCCAAGACCTCGAAACCTTGAAGGTTATTCTCAACAACCCACCATTTGATACGTTAAACCCTGAGCGGAATCGATCAAGTCCAGATTTCGACTTTGGCTTTCTAAGTTGGTTGTTTAGCGATGGCTTAACTGGCTGCTTTACGATTATTGCAATTGTCTTTGTCGTTGGCTTGATCGGCTATATTGCCTCAACTGTGCGCCGCAATAGTGTGAGTGTGGCCCGCCGTAAAACCCCCGCTGAGGAACAAAAATTAACCAGTGTCCAAGCGATTGAACGGGCTGATAAAGTCGCCGCTGAAGAGGGCGATTTTCGCGATGCTGTGCGCTATTTGTACCTTTCAACCTTGTTATGGCTCGAAGAACGTGGCCTCTTGCGCTATGATCGGACGTTGACCAACCGTGAGGTCTTAGCGGCGGTTCCGACTAATTCACCCTTACATCAACGCTTGGCTCCAGTTGTCCAAACCTTTGATCGGGTCTGGTATGGGATTGCCGATGTCGATCAAGGCACGTTTGATCAATACCGCCAACAAGTGACAACCCTCCGCGAGGTACGCTAA